One window of the Zea mays cultivar B73 chromosome 3, Zm-B73-REFERENCE-NAM-5.0, whole genome shotgun sequence genome contains the following:
- the LOC103650244 gene encoding WAS/WASL-interacting protein family member 1-like, whose protein sequence is MGVDIPSSPSAPWLVPCSPRNPAGRAGAILPARMELPRLPRRELDAPVQPTPSSSRGRASTLVLGSSPPMAPPPTSFAQPLCRPSSLLPPSPMQQHMSSPPPSSSLSRPGNTGSRALSLVWVEQRLPCYLLPDAPSRWHPTAPAPSLLRLAATAVRVPCVRQNVEGGVLLQHRRRSPVGRCFAQPPTAPSKPVLVVDVVPCPFDEIPSHVDNHASSHDPFRLIDL, encoded by the exons ATGGGGGTCGACATCCCCTCCTCCCCCTCTGCACCATGGCTGGTTCCTTGCTCCCCTCGGAACCCAGCAGGGAGAGCAGGCGCCATTCTCCCAGCACGCATGGAGCTCCCTAGGCTCCCTCGCAGGGAGCTCGACGCCCCTGTGCAGCCCACACCTTCTTCCTCCCGTGGCCGGGCCTCTACCCTTGTGCTCGGCTCCTCCCCTCCCATGGCACCTCCACCTACCAGCTTCGCCCAGCCGCTATGTCGCCCAAGCTCTCTGCTCCCTCCCTCTCCAATGCAGCAGCACATGAGCTCGCCCCCTCCCTCCTCTTCCCTGTCACGGCCAGGAAACACCGGATCTCGCGCCCTCTCTCTGGTTTGGGTGGAGCAGCGCCTCCCCTGCTATCTCCTCCCCGACGCCCCTTCGAGATGGCACCCAACAGCCCCAGCACCTTCCCTACTTCGTCTCGCTGCCACTGCTGTGCGCGTGCCATGTGTTCGGCAAAATGTCGAGGGAGGCGTGTTGTTGCAGCACCGTCGCCGCTCACCGGTTGGTCGCTGTTTTGCGCAGCCCCCAACCGCGCCGTCGAAACCCGTG ctagtggtcgacgtCGTGCCTTGCCCGTTCGACGAAATACCGAGCCATGTGGACAACCATGCGTCTAGTCACGACccgttcaggttgattgatttgTAG
- the LOC118476677 gene encoding uncharacterized protein, with translation MVDQLRSQGASVPEKALSLAHWNPVLLQRRVSDLEMANADMARRYSDLEEKYSQGQTELARQCSDLEEKYSQGQTELARVSASLNDANTLNSTLHAQLDFEKEEKLALATSRDNLDKLYRDASNSLTILERSHRFTREELDNHRYKLQESLDDVIRLRQLVSTKDTFIKDLRASKKSVAQELETARLAVKAAEETSATLRAQRDKAMDKAIRAGQILMRRPGVVVPDDIVADMNAAPDSSSRPSS, from the exons ATGGTTGATCAGCTGAggtcgcagggtgcttctgtcccggaaAAGGCTCTATCTCTGgcacattggaatccagtgctgcttcagcggcgggTGTCTGATTTGGAGATGGCCAACGCTG ATATGGCCCggcggtactctgatcttgaagagaaatattcccaaggtcagactgaactggcccggcagtgctctgatcttgaagaaaaatattctcaaggtcagactgaactggcccgggtttctgcttctctgaatgatgctaacacgctgaactccactctccatgctcagcttgactttgAAAAG gaggaaaaacTCGCCCTTGCCacttctcgtgacaaccttgacaagctataccgtgatgccagcaactcgttgaccatcttggagaggagtcatcgcttcaccagggaagagttggataatcatcgttataagctgcaagagtccttggatgaTGTGATTCGCCTCAGACAGTTGGTGTCGACTAAGGATACTTTCATCAAGGatttgcgtgcttccaagaaatcagtcgcccaggagctagaaactgctcggttggctgtcaaagctgctgaagagacttctgctactctgagggcccagcgcgacaaagccatggacaaagctattcgcgcggggcagatcctgatgaggagacctggcgtggttgttcctgacgacatagtggctgacatgaatgccgctcctgattcctcgagtcgtccttcttcGTAA